In the genome of bacterium, the window GGCGCGGAACGAGGCCGCCGCCGCAGTTCGGACACCGGCCGCGGAGAATCCTCTCCGCGCAGCCGCGGCAGAAGGTGCACTCGAAGGAACAGATCATCGCGTCCGCCGCATCCGGCGGGAGATCTCGGTCGCAGCACTCGCA includes:
- a CDS encoding DUF1272 domain-containing protein, producing MLEIRPNCECCDRDLPPDAADAMICSFECTFCRGCAERILRGRCPNCGGGLVPRPIRPAAALARHPASTVRVLKPERCGRAPATA